TCAACTACATAAGGAATATAGCTCATTAGTTAGCCATTTTCTTTTCAAGAATTTTTGTAAGAACTTTGTCCTCAAGAATTGACATTTTAATAAGTGGTAAATATCCAGACTCTTCATATTTTTTCATTGTTTCAACTGGGTCTTGACCACTCATCATAGCTTCGTAACCGATGATTTGCTGAAGCTCTTGATCAGAAACTGAAATTCCTTCAGCTGTTCCAAGTGCATCAATAACAAAAGTAGCTCGAACACTTTTTTCTGCTTCTGGAGAAACTTGATTTCGGATTTCGATAATTTTGTCTTTATTATCTTTCAGTTCTTCTAATTGCTCTTTTGTGTAATCTCGGAGAAGATTATTTGCTCTCTGCTCGATTTCTTGTTCAACAACAGCTCTTGGTAAATCAAAAGAGTAGCTATCTGAAAGAGTTTCTCGAAGTGCTGGTTTAGTCTCTTCATTGTAAATTTTAGAGAGTTTTTCGTTTTCGATTTGCTCTTTTAAAGTTCGTCGAAGAGCATCAACTTGAGTTTCACCCTCTTTTGGCTCTTCACCAGAAGTATTTAATTTAGAAGCAGTATCTTCATTTAATTCAAATTCCTCTTTTTGCTCAACTTTTACAGCTTTACATTTAAAAGTAGCTTCTTTTCCTGCAAGATTATCAGCTTGGTAATTTTCAGGGAAAGTAACAACAACATCTTTTTCATCACCTTTTTTGAGTCCGATAAGTTGATCTTCAAAACCAGGAATGAAATTTCCGCTACCAATTTTTAGCGAATATGCTTCAGCTTTTCCACCATCAAAAGGTTTTCCATCAACAAAACCTTCAAAGTCAAAAACAAGAGTATCACCATTTTCAACAGCTTTATCAACTTCTACAAAGTTAGAAACTCTATCAGACATTTCAACAATTCTACTTTCGACCTCATCGCTAGTTACTTCAGGTTTTTCAACAGTTGGAACATGAGTCATGTAGTCGCCAAGTTCGAAAACTGGTCGTAGAGAAACTTCAATTTCAACATCAAGATTGCCGTTTTCGTCTTCATCAAATTTAGAAAAATGTGGCTCTGTAATAATCTGACTAGATTCAACACCCGCTTCTTTTTGTCCATCTTCAAGAAGTTTTCTTAAATTTTCACCTTTTGCATCTTCAACAAGTCTATCACCATAATATCTTTTAACAGCATTTACAGGTGTTTTACCTTTTCTAAATCCAGGGATATTTGCTTGTTTTGAAAGGTCTTTTGCAATTTTCTCAAGTGCAGAATCAATTTCAGCTTTTGTAATTTTTCCAGAAATAATTACATTAGCTGAATTTACTTTATTTACACTAATTTCCATATATTTTATGTCCTCAAGTTTTTAGTTGTTTGAAAAATTTTTTGTAGTTTTGAATTTCTCCAAACTCTTTTGTAGTAACTGAAATTGTATCACAACGACGAATTTTACCAGTCGGCAAGTTTTCCAATTTCATTTTTTGGAAGTTCAGTTCCATATTCAATTCGAGTTGGTCTTTCAGAAGATTCTAAATTTTCAAAAAGCCATTTTTGCAACTCTTCTTTGTCAGTTTCATTTTTCAAGATTGCAAACATTTTTAAGCGATCACCATCAAGTCGTAAAACTAAATCTTGTAATAATTCACTTCTTAAAATTCGCTCTTTTGTCTCTTCCAAATTGACATTATTTCCTGCAATTTGAATCACAGAATCGAATCGACCAAGAATTTTAAATCTATTTTCTCCTCTTATTGAATCATAAAACCACTCAATCTGATCAGGAAAAACATCTTCTTCTAAAAAAGGAAGTTGTAAAAAGCCTTCGCTGTTGTCATTTTTCCAACCAATTCCAGAAGTCTCTGTTGATCCGTAGATTTCAAAAATATTTTGCAGTCCCATTTGCAACCCTCGTTCTCTAGTTTCAGAAGAGAGTGGAGCAGTAGAACAGACCGCACTAACACCAAAGGGAAATTTAAAATTAAAGTCAGCAAAAAGTTCTATCAAATATGGTGTCATAACGATGAGGTCGCCCTCTTCTAATGCAAATTTGAGTCTTGGTGTTGGAATTGGGTCTTTAAATTCACGAGAAACTCCAGCAACTTTTGGAACTAAAATTGCGAAAATAAATCCGTAAATATGATGTTGTGGAACAAGTGAAATTACTCTTTTTGGCTGAATTTTTTCAACCCAAAATTTCGCCTCTTTCTCTAGTTTTTCCAATTTGTGAGAAGTTCCTTCTGGATTTCCAGTTGTTCCTGAAGAGAAAAAAGATAAATTTTCTTGATTTGCTTTTTGAATAATTTGAATCCAGTCGCCAATTTTTCGTTCTGAGAGAAGAAGTTCTTCTATTCCGCCAGTTTTATGGAGTTCAAAAAATAGATTTGTTCGTGTCGCAACTGTTACGAGTTCAAGGGAATCAAGTCGCAAAATATTTCCATTCATTGAGGCATTGTAGCCCCAACTTTTTGTTTTTGCTATTGTCAAATGCTCTTTTCGTAAAAGTGAAATCTCCTTTTGAAGAATCGAGATTAAAACATCGTAAATCTCTTTTTCTCCCAAAATATCATTTATAGTCTTTTTACGAAAATCCAATATGTTTTATCCTTATCTGCTTCTTCTTCAGCATTTTTCATCTGAATCTTAACTTTTGTCGGTGCCATGTTGTAGTCAAATGTATAATCAAACATAACATTAAGGTCATCTTTATTAACACCATCGTTAAATTTACCGTAGAAAACTGGAG
Above is a window of Thiovulum sp. ES DNA encoding:
- a CDS encoding acyl-CoA synthetase (AMP-forming)/AMP-acid ligase II (PFAM: AMP-binding enzyme~TIGRFAM: 4-coumarate--CoA ligase, photoactive yellow protein activation family), translating into MDFRKKTINDILGEKEIYDVLISILQKEISLLRKEHLTIAKTKSWGYNASMNGNILRLDSLELVTVATRTNLFFELHKTGGIEELLLSERKIGDWIQIIQKANQENLSFFSSGTTGNPEGTSHKLEKLEKEAKFWVEKIQPKRVISLVPQHHIYGFIFAILVPKVAGVSREFKDPIPTPRLKFALEEGDLIVMTPYLIELFADFNFKFPFGVSAVCSTAPLSSETRERGLQMGLQNIFEIYGSTETSGIGWKNDNSEGFLQLPFLEEDVFPDQIEWFYDSIRGENRFKILGRFDSVIQIAGNNVNLEETKERILRSELLQDLVLRLDGDRLKMFAILKNETDKEELQKWLFENLESSERPTRIEYGTELPKNEIGKLADW
- a CDS encoding trigger factor (PFAM: FKBP-type peptidyl-prolyl cis-trans isomerase; Bacterial trigger factor protein (TF) C-terminus; Bacterial trigger factor protein (TF)~TIGRFAM: trigger factor) codes for the protein MEISVNKVNSANVIISGKITKAEIDSALEKIAKDLSKQANIPGFRKGKTPVNAVKRYYGDRLVEDAKGENLRKLLEDGQKEAGVESSQIITEPHFSKFDEDENGNLDVEIEVSLRPVFELGDYMTHVPTVEKPEVTSDEVESRIVEMSDRVSNFVEVDKAVENGDTLVFDFEGFVDGKPFDGGKAEAYSLKIGSGNFIPGFEDQLIGLKKGDEKDVVVTFPENYQADNLAGKEATFKCKAVKVEQKEEFELNEDTASKLNTSGEEPKEGETQVDALRRTLKEQIENEKLSKIYNEETKPALRETLSDSYSFDLPRAVVEQEIEQRANNLLRDYTKEQLEELKDNKDKIIEIRNQVSPEAEKSVRATFVIDALGTAEGISVSDQELQQIIGYEAMMSGQDPVETMKKYEESGYLPLIKMSILEDKVLTKILEKKMAN